The DNA region TGTAATCGATGAATAAAAGTCTGGAATAGTTAGGTATTTTCTGGTCAAGGAAGCTCGTTACATTGAATAATGCTAATGAAATTGCATCCTCAACTGATCTGTTCTTTCTATAAGCAAATTGGTATGGATCAAGAGACGGTGGGAGTTTAGATCTAATGTACTGACTTACTAGAGTCTCTAAACATTTCATAACTATCAATGTTAACGCAACTGGACGGTAGTCGTTTAAACATGTAACCGGTGAACGCTTTGGCACAGGAATGATGATCGCTTTCTTAAATATATTTGGGACATAACAGATCTTTAAGGACCAATTGAATATGGCGCAAATAATTTCACACAGTTCATCCCTGCATGATcgcaaattgaaatatttttcttcattcaacagaggaaaatacgagtgatcCGAGAGGCCTTGTCACTCCGAGGTGAAAATAAAACGGACAAACACCTTCGGTTACGAATGTTTTTCGGCTGCGCAAAGAAGAATATTTGAGAATAGTGTATAAATATACCTGtacaagcataatttatgaaaggTTACGAAATGCTTGTAATGGCTATATAGGTTTAGACTCATATTTGAAGTACAGTTAGAACAAACGTAGCAGTGTAATGGTGATATCTTTTGCTGACAAAAGAAAGTCCGGTAGTCGGAATCATCTAAGATGAACATATATTAGATTTCAGCGTCCACTATTCATACGAGGACATAGCCAACAATCGCTAAACTTGGATACGGCACTAATGAAAGCTATACATGAGAGAGTTGGTTCATTTTGAATGTGGACCCAATATCAGCTTTACTATGTTTCTCTACATGCGTAAAGCTTCACATACACATTTTACTCTTAGACTAGGCTATTCAATTTACTTCAGGATGTATAGTCTCTCAAAACTTCTCCAATTACAGCTATTATCCCTTTCAGCCATCATTATAAACATGCGGTTTCCATCGGTAATATACAACGCAATGCAATGCGACGTGACGCAATATCATTTGACGCAAATTGTAGATTTTGATCACACCGTCCCCTTGAAATCTTTTAACATCGAAGTGGGGGAGGGGTACAAATAAATGTTTCACCGAATATTTACCTTGTCCGTTGGATTCCATCCTAGACGCCATATTGACAGTATCACCAAAGAGACAATATCGTGGCATAGTAAGTCCAACTATCCCAGCAACACAGGCACCAGTGTGAATACCGACACGAAGTTGTAACTGTCTTTCTGGCAAGTGTCGTACTGTAAATGTGGTGACTTCACTGAGTAAATGTAACGCCATGTTGGCTATTTCACCTGCGTGGCGTTTACCATTTCGTTGAGGCAAACCAGAAACCACCATGTACGCGTCTCCTATCGTTTCAACCTAGGAAGGAAATGATTAAACATACTATTTTGgataaacaatgtaaaaatatgtaatCTTTTTGCGAAACACCATTCTGACGTTTCCTATTCGCTGAAACCATTTGCACAgacagtacagcacagtacgGTAcggtacagtactgtacagtacaatactgtactctattgttacagtacagtacagtacagtacagtacagtacagtacactacactacactacactacattacattacagcaTACATATACTACATTACAGCATACATATATAGCATAATATTATGTTACTCACGTGAACATAGATATCATAAAACGtccaaatttaaacaaaatgtatataacaaTCTTGTTTTTAAGTTCTTGGAATTCAACATGAGTTCACAAAATGCCACATACAATTTTACCCGGGCCAATCACGTGCATGGATAGCCCTACGTCAttacacagacaagtaagaaactcttacttgtctgtggtcatTATATACGGtctaatatatatatcagagatagtcaataaataaacaaacagtcTGTCACATGGCCAACGCCAGTTACAAACTGTAATGATTTtcttttgtatatatttttaaaagtgtCAGCTGTAAATACAAAATGATTTATACAACTCAGTTGAGGTACTAGTACTGTTTCGGTAGGATATATTCATACTGTATAACCTTTCGAATGTtatcattcaaaatattttgtctaaaatacTGGTTAAAATGAACGTACCTTGTACACATCGAAGTTCATAATTGTACCATCAAACATGCTGTACAGATCATTCAAAAAGTCGACAACCTAAGCATAAAAACAAATACAGGTGAATGAAatcaaacaaagaaaatatcGCCGACGTTTTTATACAATTCATAAAAAGTGGCTGAACGACACTGAGTGACCAAAATGTAAAGATTTAAAACCATGTAAGTACAAATTCAAACGTTCAAAAAGGTCAGTTTCATTTCTATATGAACTAACAAAACTTTCATTGCTGCTCACCTGCAGAGGACTACTTTCCGCACAAAGCCGAGTAAACCCGACAATATCCGAGAAGAATATCGTCACCGGATCGTATGTTTCAGGGTCAATTCTTTGTCCTAATTTTAGCTTGTCTGCAACACTCCTGAAATGAGTAATATTAGACACGGAGACATTGTGTTACTTAGCAACAAGCAGTTAATTAGTTTGGTACGTCATCACATCTAAAATTATTACATTACTGTGATAAAGTGAGAGGTAATGTAACAATGCATACTTTGGTAACATACTGTATAGCAGTCGGTCAGTTTTCTTCTTCTCTTCCATTAGCTGGTGTGTTCTCTCCTCAACTGTCTGCTCAAGATTGTTTGCGTATTTTTCCATCATGCTCAGAATGTTATCCATAATGTTCATAGTCCTAGAACGAACATCAAAGAACAATTATATATCACAGTGTTTTTCTTCGCTTGATCggtcaaggaaaatatgaaacCACGAGTACATCCTGGTCATAAATTATACATGCACCAAGTATGATCTATGAAAGATTGggaaaaataatatcaatttaGAACGTTTTGACATTGAGCATTTACTGAATAATCAATAACGTAGGCAagtgttgtcgtgacgtaggaTGACCAGGGTACAAAGCTCATAGTATTTGGTCGAACGCGTTTAATTTGGCTTGCGTGAGGTATAATGGATTGTATTACCAACTAATTGACAACAAGTTATGAAGTGCAGTATTGGAGGAAGAAAAGAGATATATGAATGAGGGATAAAAGAAAACGAAAAAGGAGAATGCTAGTACCTGGAACGACAGTAGTGTAAGCAATGTATGCTCATTATGAACTTTAAACCTGGCTGATGTAAGTTGACTAAATATATTTTGGATAAgtccactcacccacccacccactcactcactcactcactcactcactcactcactcactcactcactcactcactcactcactaacttACTTTCGATTAGTAATATGTTTTAGTCTTCTTTTAATGTCAGAAAAAGTTGGTCTTTTAGTCAAATCCTCGTCCCAGCACTCTTCCATCAAGTAAGCAACTTTGGCTTGTTCGCTAGAGGAATCCCATTCACCAGTTATCCGAGGACGAAAAGGCTCCCTACGTTTCTGTTTAATACGGTCTATGATTTCTATAAAGAATATGacaggaacagttttatagttttgtatgtatatatcgtTTGCCGTGGTTAAGTACGTCATCCTACCTGCCTGCCTCATTGTATCATAGTTACGAGTAACGTTTTTGGTCACGTGATATTTTGACTGGAAGAGACAAGGGTATAATCTGTATTTGATAAATCTAACAAGACATAAGCAGCTTATCTCGAAGCTTTGAACAAATACTTAAATTTGTAAACCGCATCTATTGGAAGTTCATATTTCATTTAAGGGAGTCCTTGTATATACATTCTGAGCCATGTAATCTTTCTAAACGTTGATAGGATTTGCAGTGAATGAAAATCGTACCTTGAATCTTACTTGCAGCAGGAGTATTTATTATAATAGCTACCAAGAACATtataatgaaatgttacaaaGTTCAAAACCTTCTAAattaaggccaaaaaaattgtttctgctCAGCATGCGCATCACCTAAATACCCTCGCATTGgtctttttttctgtgtttgtccagcccatgcagtctgcagatcttgGGAAACActaaaataaccctccctacttcagtgaaggcaactgcagagccaatcatgaacaaccaaatggcatcacacacttgctctaaagtactaaataaaacgaCAGCAACTGCCATAAATCGTAGATTGAGTGGCAGGTTgtttgagaattaaaaaaaaaatttcgcgtcgtcgcaccacttgagacaaactgtcctgaccagaaacattgtTTTGGCCAAAAGTGTTACCTGTCGTGAGTGCATGtgccatcaatcaatcaatcaatcaatcaatcaatcaatcaatcaatcaatcaatcaatcaaccaatcaaccaaccaaccaaccaaccaaccaaccaaccaaccaaccaaccaaccaaccaaccaaccaaccaaccaaccaaccaaccaaccaatcaatcaagtCATTTATAAAGTTATCCAATATCCAATACTTTGTAAAGTTCAGATACTGCAGGCCTATGCGTTTGTTGTACAGGTACAATatttacagctacatgtacatgttgaaaGTATATTATATCTCCAATATATTTCACCATCACTTCTCCTCACCTAAATAAATCAAAATCTCATATTCTAATCAAAAACATGTAAACTTGTAACATGTGTTGATGAGGGATATCCATAAAATCTATAGTTTACCTTTTGGTGTAAGTTCCTCGGTGTTAAAGCCACCATTTCGTGTCAATATTTCTCTGACGATAATCGCAAAACTGTAGACATCTCCCTTCTGAGTTCCATTTAAAGATGCACTCGATTGGCGTAATATTTCGGGAGCTGTCCATAACATACCTATCAAGGCAAGCCAAAGCGTGTACCAAGAGGTCAATTGTAACTAGGGGAACAAGAGGTCAATCGTAACTAGGGGAACCATGAGGTCAATTATAATTAGAGGAACAAAGAGGTCAATTGTAACTAGGGGAATCAAGAGGTCAATTGTAACTAAGGGAACCAAGAGGTCAGTTATAACTAGGAGATTGTCACTTAGAAGTGGGTCGTCGCTAAGACAGTTCGTTACACAGTCAAGGATATCTCTCTTTGTCGGTGGACGAACTGGCTTCATGGAAAGTGTTTAACTGGTTTAATAAACAAACCGATGAATTTTTTTGGTCAACAAAGCAACTGCAATTGCTATATAGTGTACTGCCAAGATTAAAGAATCACAAAAAACGTTACAATGTAATAACTCCCCAGGCCTGTAGAAATGAGCAAAACGATGACTTGGTAAACTAGATTTGTTCCTATGTAATATGTCATTCGTAAAATAGGTCGGTCAAAACATATAAACGTTCGATCTGATTATAGTACTCACCCCAGTAGTACGCATGGTCTCCAAGGTCATCTCTCTGACTGCCTTCCTTGAGACGGTTCAATCCATAATCTGTGATTTTCAAAACCCACCGACTGTCAACCACACAGTTTGAAGATTTCAGATGTCCATGGGAAACAAGTGTTGATTTGTGGAGGTAGTCCATGCCCTATGAAATATCGAATATAATCTTTGTTATTCATTAATTCCACAACCATGCACATAcggttttatttgtttgtttgtctggcTGTGTCTTGTTTGTCTATTCACTAAGCCATCGATTCATCGATCCAGCTAGTcagacattcattcattcattcattcattcattcattcactcactcactcactcactcactcactcactcactcactcactcactcactcactcactcactcactcactcactcactcactcattcatccatcgatccatccacccatccttccatccatccatccaccaccTATCCTTCCGGATTCATCcgtccacctatccatccatccatccatccatcattccATCTAtagtatccatccatccatccatccatccatctatccatccatccatccatccatccatacatacatacatacatacatacatacatacatcaactaTTACTGAACGAACAACTCACCAACGCAATGTCAGACAGCAGTGACGTCTTAAACAGCCAATCAAGTTTAATATCATCATTTTCCAAAATGTCCTACAGAGAAACCAGTGTGAAATACTGAtctaatatttcaatttaagaAAGTTATTTTTAGAACACCTCAAAATCTTAACATTCTTAACGTCAAAAACTCCAATTCTAGCAGAAACCCTTTTCATAACGAAACACGTATATACAGGTTAGTCTAACGTAGTATTCGCTCTCGacataaaaaaatccaaaacgTTTGCTGTGCTTTTGATCAAGAAACCGTAAACCCAATCTCAtttcaaatcaagaaaaaaatcagaGATTATCATTCAATCTTTTCCATAGAGATTgaacaatattaaaattaagctatttcataatccaaaatggctgccagatGCTGTGGTAACTCGATGGCAAAAACCCCCCAAAATATTGTTGATTTACATGAAGATAGATTGTGAAGCTCCTCcagatttcattattatttcaaaaggatcagGATCATAAAGAAGAACTTCGATTATCAGAGTAATGGGTCCCCAAGGCGGATTCTACCTTAAGATGTGTTTTCtctgtatatttcatattgaaATCTGTCAGATTTACTACTTTCTGATAATTTCTTTACGGTTTAGTGTATTAAATTCCGTCTGCGAAATACGATTTACATCGTTTTATATAGTTTgtcaaaatttaatttgtaacattatacatatttcaaatgttgaaatGGCCAAAAATTTAATGACTACAAACATCGTCAATAAGCTGCTGAAAATAATGTATGACATTTTACCTGCAAACTACCTTTTGAACAATACTGCATTAGTATGCAAACATTCGGTGAGTCCGGACATACGCCAACGAAGGCGTTCACATTAGAATGGTTTAATTCTCGCATCTGTATAAAAATTATGGAGAAAATATAGGACAAGTTTACACACATAGATCACCAGGACGTTCCTTGATCACATCACGGAAATCGTTTTCTCGAATTTGTCGCAAATATCCTAAAGGTAAAACATggttgacattttaaaaaaacgAGAATGTTTGATCTGAAGCAGAATGTGCTGAAAATCAGAAATTTGTACAGGAAGATGAATAAAGCAGAACATTTGAAAGTACCCTAATTCTAGTACATCGCTCTTAGACTAATAGATAACTTAAGCTTGGAGGCGTTGGATTTCTTTTGAAGCTGGTTGTTTTTTACCGCAGCAATGAATAAAGCAACGTTATCAAAGTATACATACTGCTTTAATCTCGAGAAGATCACCCCGTGCGATTGTGACTGAAAACCCTCCTATGCGTTTTATTGCCACCAGATGGTCCCTGTAAAATCCAACGTTAGTGAATATCTGTTCTTGCTCGATGGTCTGGCTCAAACGACTTAGTCGAGATGGTGCCCGTGTGCTGTCTAAACTCTGTAGGCTTGCACCACTTGCCTATAATCAGTAGGTTGAAATATACGATTATTGACAGCGAAATACATTCAAGAGATACGATGACGTAACAGACAAACATGCAAACAACCACACGccaattacaacaacaacaacaacaacaacaccaacaacaacaacaaaaaaggtACATAAATTATAACGATAAAGATACGCTTAGACAATTCACATAAAAATGCTGTAAACGGTGGGTTATCCTTCGAATTGCCAAAACACACGACTTCAATCACATTATATCCAGTTTTGGTGTTCCGGGTAAATTTCTCAACATCACAAGTGTAAGCTTCACAGAAATCTCAGGGCTTTTCGCCAAGACTTATCCGGTCGTGGGGGTTCGGGTTCAAACAAGCAGGCCAATGATAACCATGAGACTGATGTTCAATCAATACGACAATATAATTTAAATCTGaataaataatatcaataataattGCAAGTTGATTACAAAGTCAAAAGAGAAAATGAACTGGATTCTATAGTCTAATAAATGTAAGTACTCAGATAACAATAAATAGTAGattcaaatattatattcaaGTAAATGGAATTGATTCCGGTTGATATGAAATTAAACGTAGATGTGATTCACTTGCATATAATTCATTACTTAGAAGAAAGATTGCCGAAGTTGGATCAGTGAACACTTGATCATTACacttaatatgtacaattaacTGTTGAATAAATTGGTTGACATCAAATACTTGGGACGGCAATCATTTGACCAATTAACGGATAGATGGACAACTTTATCAAGTACCTTTGACGAAGTAAACGCCaagtatatcatatttttccATCATCATGTAAACAAACCATTTCCTAATTCCTGTCCAgaataaaattgacaaatgaTTGATACTATTGGGGATATCGTAATTGTTAGTATCCTAACCCCCATTATtagaatattaatatttaatgtaaataatttacaataactTACATATCTATTAACCTTGTCGaacatgatgtcatcataaCGAACTTTCCACAGCATGCTGGCTAATTCCTCCTCGAGTCTCCTTCGTCTTAAAAGGgaacaataaacaataa from Glandiceps talaboti chromosome 18, keGlaTala1.1, whole genome shotgun sequence includes:
- the LOC144449733 gene encoding atrial natriuretic peptide receptor 2-like; the protein is MTQGPVRILIALFILSMFFSLTKGEKQELKMGWITLRSTGNFGVLNQYGAILLALEVVERDGLLPGHRISVIWRDGCNSREGLYDGVELYYTDDVDVMFGPPCSSVVVFCSRDENERRFLLVGHRLGMMNGDYVFLIPLLISTYHDTQPWKANDEEDAHARESYGSVLRVCFSSLSMNETENFRQEVIARSNGNPFNMTALPPDTEASVYAPYLYDAVYLYALTVNKTLEIGGDLRNGSLMFENMKGVTFQGMSGDVVMDSNAEREPNFWILDLRPNGHFETIMEVQVDANGYREIVTIHEPIWGANRLTPPLDSPICGFLEELCPTSRAVLVICISIVLILLYRRRRLEEELASMLWKVRYDDIMFDKVNRYASGASLQSLDSTRAPSRLSRLSQTIEQEQIFTNVGFYRDHLVAIKRIGGFSVTIARGDLLEIKAMRELNHSNVNAFVGVCPDSPNVCILMQYCSKGSLQDILENDDIKLDWLFKTSLLSDIALGMDYLHKSTLVSHGHLKSSNCVVDSRWVLKITDYGLNRLKEGSQRDDLGDHAYYWGMLWTAPEILRQSSASLNGTQKGDVYSFAIIVREILTRNGGFNTEELTPKEIIDRIKQKRREPFRPRITGEWDSSSEQAKVAYLMEECWDEDLTKRPTFSDIKRRLKHITNRKTMNIMDNILSMMEKYANNLEQTVEERTHQLMEEKKKTDRLLYSMLPKSVADKLKLGQRIDPETYDPVTIFFSDIVGFTRLCAESSPLQVVDFLNDLYSMFDGTIMNFDVYKVETIGDAYMVVSGLPQRNGKRHAGEIANMALHLLSEVTTFTVRHLPERQLQLRVGIHTGACVAGIVGLTMPRYCLFGDTVNMASRMESNGQALRIHISETTCNALQLLGGYEVTNRGAVNIKGKGSLTTYWLEGKDGFTKDLPDYAG